One genomic region from Rhodothermales bacterium encodes:
- the lptB gene encoding LPS export ABC transporter ATP-binding protein, with amino-acid sequence MTLSATGLVKRYRKRTVVNEVELTVREGEIVGLLGPNGAGKTTTFHMMVGLVKPDHGTVRLGADPITHLPMYERARRGIGYLAQEASIFSQLTVEQNLEAVLEYQDLSRQERARRVDELIGEFGLEQVRRSMGYMLSGGERRRTEIARALAIRPRFFLLDEPFAGVDPIAVEDIQSIVKGLRAKGIGVLITDHNVHETLAITDRAYLLYEGKILKQGSAEMLASDPEVRRRYLGEKFTLERYI; translated from the coding sequence TTGACGCTGTCGGCGACGGGTCTGGTGAAGCGGTACCGGAAACGGACCGTGGTCAACGAGGTGGAACTGACAGTCCGGGAAGGGGAAATCGTGGGCCTTTTGGGCCCCAACGGCGCCGGGAAGACCACCACCTTCCACATGATGGTGGGACTGGTGAAACCGGACCACGGCACGGTCCGGCTCGGGGCGGATCCGATTACGCACCTTCCCATGTACGAACGGGCCCGACGAGGCATTGGCTACCTTGCCCAGGAAGCCTCCATTTTTTCGCAACTCACGGTAGAACAGAATCTGGAGGCGGTCCTGGAGTACCAGGACCTGTCCCGGCAAGAGCGCGCGCGCCGGGTGGATGAACTCATCGGGGAATTCGGGTTGGAACAGGTCCGACGCTCCATGGGCTACATGCTTTCGGGCGGCGAGCGTCGGCGGACCGAGATTGCGCGGGCGCTGGCCATCCGTCCCCGGTTCTTCCTGCTGGATGAACCTTTCGCGGGGGTGGATCCTATTGCGGTCGAGGACATCCAATCCATCGTGAAAGGGTTGAGGGCCAAGGGGATCGGCGTCCTCATCACCGATCACAACGTACACGAGACGCTCGCCATCACCGACCGGGCCTATCTGCTGTACGAGGGCAAGATCCTGAAACAGGGATCGGCCGAGATGCTCGCATCGGACCCGGAAGTGCGCCGGCGCTATCTGGGAGAGAAGTTTACGCTTGAACGTTACATATGA
- a CDS encoding DUF1343 domain-containing protein, which yields MRTRAEAGLVVLPLLLLAACGTSTEDARQGSLTVETSVPVQTGADVLVSDSRNPLAGRRVGLIVNHTSRTANGHVIDALAAMPDVEITALFGPEHGIRGDADAGEVVGDARDPETGAPIYSLYGEHRAPTAEMLEHVDLLIFDMQDVGARFYTYISTMGLSMQAAAEHGVPFMVLDRPNPLGGLRVDGYVREPEFESFVGQFPIPVQHGLTIGELATMIRDEGWLPGVDSLDLTVVTMQGWERSMLWPGTGLDWIAPSPNLPTFDAALVYAGTCLVEATTASEGRGTDLPFLTIGAPWMDAPAVADAIRLPGLTVDTLDITPRSIPGASTHPKWQDEAIRAIRMDVTDASTVRPLEVGIRLLTSMIQTAPDSTRESIIRSSGMARLSGTRRLETALRSGASPEAIMAEWADEVRAFETLRRSYLLY from the coding sequence TTGCGAACAAGGGCTGAGGCCGGACTCGTCGTCCTTCCTCTCCTTCTGCTCGCCGCATGCGGCACCTCCACCGAGGATGCCCGCCAGGGCTCCCTGACTGTCGAAACGTCGGTCCCCGTGCAAACGGGGGCCGACGTTCTTGTTTCGGACAGCCGCAATCCGCTTGCGGGCCGGCGGGTAGGGCTCATTGTCAACCACACATCCCGAACGGCCAACGGTCATGTGATCGATGCGCTCGCCGCCATGCCGGACGTGGAAATCACGGCCCTGTTCGGGCCGGAACACGGCATCCGCGGCGATGCGGATGCGGGCGAGGTCGTGGGCGATGCCCGTGATCCAGAGACCGGTGCCCCCATCTACAGCCTGTACGGGGAGCACCGGGCTCCAACGGCCGAGATGCTCGAGCATGTGGACCTGCTCATTTTCGACATGCAGGACGTGGGCGCCCGCTTCTATACGTACATCTCCACGATGGGGCTGTCCATGCAGGCGGCCGCCGAGCACGGAGTGCCGTTCATGGTGCTGGACCGCCCGAACCCGCTCGGCGGGCTGCGGGTGGATGGCTACGTCCGCGAGCCGGAATTCGAGTCGTTCGTCGGGCAGTTCCCCATTCCTGTCCAGCACGGTCTCACGATCGGCGAACTGGCGACCATGATCCGCGATGAAGGATGGCTTCCGGGCGTGGATTCCCTGGACCTGACCGTGGTTACCATGCAGGGCTGGGAGCGATCCATGCTCTGGCCCGGAACGGGCCTCGATTGGATCGCTCCCAGCCCGAACCTGCCGACATTCGATGCCGCCCTGGTCTATGCCGGCACCTGTCTGGTCGAAGCCACGACGGCCAGTGAAGGGCGCGGTACGGACCTGCCGTTCCTGACCATCGGCGCCCCCTGGATGGACGCACCGGCCGTCGCCGACGCCATCCGTCTGCCGGGACTGACCGTGGACACTCTGGACATCACACCGCGCAGCATTCCGGGGGCCTCGACGCATCCGAAGTGGCAGGACGAGGCCATTCGTGCGATTCGCATGGACGTGACCGATGCATCAACCGTACGACCGCTGGAAGTGGGCATCCGGCTTTTGACGTCCATGATCCAAACGGCGCCGGATTCGACGCGCGAATCCATCATCCGGAGTTCAGGCATGGCCCGGCTGTCGGGTACCCGGCGACTGGAAACGGCGTTGCGTTCGGGTGCATCCCCCGAAGCCATCATGGCGGAATGGGCCGATGAAGTCCGGGCGTTCGAGACGCTCAGGCGTTCGTATCTGCTGTATTGA
- a CDS encoding pentapeptide repeat-containing protein, with the protein MAHPEHLDILNAGIPAWNAWREQNPAVTPDLSGADFTGRVFMDADLRGANLRGTFFTVAEMEGAQLDRADLTAANLTGTDLSRATLVDADLTEADLSYAICTFADLSGVNLTDARLTEAILFNTRMNGATLRRTLLSETILTGADLSGAIIDQCDLGDALTDGAILPITAR; encoded by the coding sequence GTGGCACATCCCGAGCACCTCGACATCCTGAACGCGGGAATTCCGGCCTGGAATGCCTGGCGGGAGCAGAACCCCGCTGTCACCCCCGATCTGTCCGGAGCCGATTTCACGGGCCGCGTCTTCATGGATGCCGATCTCCGCGGTGCCAACCTCCGGGGCACCTTCTTCACGGTCGCCGAAATGGAAGGCGCGCAATTGGACCGGGCCGACCTCACAGCCGCCAACCTCACGGGCACGGACCTGTCACGGGCCACCCTGGTCGACGCCGACCTCACCGAAGCGGACCTGAGTTACGCCATCTGCACCTTCGCCGACCTGTCCGGGGTCAACCTGACGGATGCACGCCTGACCGAAGCCATCCTGTTCAATACCCGGATGAACGGGGCCACCCTTCGGCGGACGCTCCTGAGCGAAACCATCCTCACAGGCGCCGATCTCTCGGGAGCCATCATCGATCAGTGCGATCTGGGCGACGCACTCACGGACGGCGCCATCCTCCCGATTACCGCTCGCTGA
- a CDS encoding ATP-binding protein, with amino-acid sequence MEVTKTHFRKLDRIVDDLHELFDAWESEGALLSHLDSDTVELMKLALHEWVANIVQHAEFGDREPRVTLDIIPNGRRVRCVIEDNSLGFPLLEELVVRQEALEPFPERGMGLLMLDAATEYFRYSRLDDGRQKLEFTVSGEKDPWLNIPF; translated from the coding sequence ATGGAAGTCACCAAGACGCACTTCCGAAAACTGGACCGCATCGTGGATGACCTTCATGAGCTGTTCGACGCGTGGGAATCCGAAGGCGCGCTCTTGTCGCATCTCGATTCCGACACCGTGGAACTCATGAAACTGGCCCTCCACGAATGGGTCGCCAACATCGTGCAACACGCGGAATTCGGCGATCGTGAGCCGCGCGTTACGCTCGATATCATTCCCAATGGTCGGCGGGTACGCTGTGTGATTGAAGACAATTCCCTCGGATTTCCGCTCCTGGAGGAGCTGGTGGTCCGTCAGGAGGCCCTCGAGCCCTTTCCGGAGCGTGGAATGGGCCTCCTCATGCTCGACGCTGCGACCGAGTACTTCCGCTACTCCCGTCTGGATGACGGTCGACAGAAACTGGAGTTCACCGTATCAGGAGAAAAGGATCCATGGCTGAACATTCCATTCTAG
- a CDS encoding STAS domain-containing protein — protein MQATTMSFSIEPVTHDTVVIRIGKALDFRNAADFKAAAQEQVRSGVRNFILDFTDTGILDSTGLGSIFSLYRQVSPMSGQVVFASVSRPVQVVVQLTRTYKVFRQFPTVDAAREAVR, from the coding sequence ATGCAAGCTACAACAATGAGCTTCTCCATCGAACCTGTCACACACGACACGGTCGTCATCAGGATCGGGAAGGCCCTCGACTTCCGCAACGCCGCCGATTTCAAGGCTGCGGCGCAGGAGCAGGTTCGGTCCGGCGTCCGGAATTTCATTCTTGATTTCACCGACACCGGCATTCTCGATTCCACCGGATTGGGATCCATTTTCAGCCTTTATCGCCAGGTATCGCCCATGAGCGGCCAGGTGGTATTCGCTTCGGTATCGCGCCCTGTCCAGGTCGTCGTACAGCTGACGCGCACCTACAAGGTGTTCCGCCAGTTCCCGACGGTCGACGCGGCCCGCGAAGCCGTCCGCTGA
- the ndk gene encoding nucleoside-diphosphate kinase has product MAIERTLAIIKPDGVRKNLIGEIIRRIQEAGFTVRALKMVQLTQTQAEGFYEVHRGRPFFPELTEFMSSGPCVPIVLEKENAVADYRTLIGATDPAEAAEGTIRRDFADNKGQNIVHGSDSVENGRLESNYFFPEMEIVANKG; this is encoded by the coding sequence ATGGCCATCGAACGCACACTCGCCATCATCAAGCCGGACGGTGTCCGCAAGAACCTCATCGGTGAAATCATCCGCCGCATCCAGGAAGCCGGATTCACCGTGCGCGCCCTGAAAATGGTGCAGCTCACCCAGACGCAGGCCGAAGGCTTCTACGAAGTCCATCGGGGCCGCCCGTTCTTTCCGGAGTTGACGGAATTCATGTCCAGCGGCCCGTGCGTCCCGATCGTACTGGAAAAAGAAAACGCCGTTGCCGATTATCGTACACTGATTGGCGCGACGGACCCGGCCGAGGCGGCCGAGGGCACCATCCGCCGTGATTTTGCGGACAACAAAGGGCAGAACATTGTACACGGATCGGATTCGGTCGAGAACGGCCGCCTGGAATCGAATTATTTCTTCCCCGAAATGGAGATCGTTGCGAACAAGGGCTGA
- a CDS encoding aminotransferase class V-fold PLP-dependent enzyme, with the protein MSRRSVEPYIRMGRITVHASGAGRSKSGPGWYGNGRELYLQRMDTPPGQTRMDWNAFRERFPALEGTAYLNTAGGGALSREAAAAGMAYYTEHLEEGDAAWSRWLARVESVRARTARAFGAEAEDVSFLQNASLGLNVVARSFPSGTRVVVLENEFPSCTTPFMAAGHVLHRMPVPASGKVTAEDLDRHLTSDHTLFVISSVQYATGFRADLKALSAVCRSKGVGFVVDATQSVGAFPVRLDADGVDYLVFSGYKWATAGYGIAVLLTSRGAPGREGLPPLTGWRSAKRAYDLENDRMDFWPTGIGHEMGHPLFPGIFTFGAALDVLERAGIQAIGDRILSLSGHLVDALRIEGYTIRSRTSTNERSGIVLVDASDPHALTSRLAQRNVFVSPRGGGLRASVHAYNSEEDVDRFMAGLRAG; encoded by the coding sequence ATGAGCAGACGTAGCGTGGAACCCTATATACGGATGGGGCGCATCACGGTGCACGCCAGCGGAGCAGGACGGTCGAAGTCCGGTCCCGGATGGTACGGGAACGGCCGTGAATTGTACCTTCAGCGGATGGACACACCACCCGGACAGACCCGTATGGATTGGAACGCATTCAGGGAGCGCTTCCCGGCCTTGGAGGGCACGGCCTATTTGAACACGGCCGGTGGCGGGGCGCTGTCCCGGGAGGCAGCCGCGGCCGGGATGGCGTACTACACCGAGCATCTGGAGGAAGGCGATGCGGCCTGGTCCCGGTGGCTGGCACGGGTGGAGTCCGTGCGCGCCCGGACCGCCCGGGCTTTCGGCGCGGAGGCCGAGGACGTGTCGTTCCTGCAGAACGCATCGTTGGGGCTGAATGTGGTGGCCCGCAGTTTTCCGTCCGGCACCCGGGTCGTGGTGCTGGAGAACGAGTTTCCGTCGTGTACCACGCCGTTCATGGCGGCGGGCCACGTGCTGCATCGCATGCCGGTTCCGGCGAGCGGCAAGGTAACCGCGGAAGACCTGGACCGGCACCTGACGAGCGATCACACCCTCTTCGTCATCAGCAGCGTCCAGTATGCGACGGGGTTCCGGGCCGATCTGAAGGCGCTTTCAGCGGTGTGCCGGAGCAAGGGGGTCGGATTTGTGGTCGATGCCACGCAGTCCGTGGGAGCCTTTCCGGTGCGGTTGGACGCAGACGGCGTGGACTACCTGGTGTTCAGCGGATACAAGTGGGCGACGGCCGGATACGGCATTGCCGTGCTGTTGACGTCCCGCGGAGCTCCGGGTCGGGAGGGGCTTCCACCGCTGACGGGGTGGCGGTCGGCCAAGCGGGCCTATGACCTGGAAAATGACCGGATGGATTTCTGGCCCACGGGGATCGGGCATGAGATGGGGCATCCCTTGTTTCCGGGCATTTTTACGTTCGGGGCCGCGTTGGACGTGCTGGAGCGCGCCGGAATCCAGGCCATCGGCGATCGGATCCTGTCCCTGTCCGGCCATCTGGTGGATGCGCTCCGAATCGAAGGGTATACCATACGATCGCGTACATCGACGAATGAACGCTCCGGGATCGTGCTGGTGGATGCGTCGGATCCGCACGCGCTCACGTCCCGGTTGGCGCAGCGGAACGTATTCGTTTCTCCGCGGGGCGGGGGACTGCGCGCATCGGTCCATGCCTACAATTCGGAGGAGGACGTGGACCGCTTCATGGCCGGATTGCGTGCCGGCTGA
- a CDS encoding DUF3098 domain-containing protein, giving the protein MAKSPKDQSSARRSRRSQGKRTRGVMVFTRQNYVLLLLGIALIVVGYVVMRMENEVDGFLSLYVAPLLILGGYLEIIYAILKRPPAPDAAPSAVNTADTNA; this is encoded by the coding sequence ATGGCGAAATCCCCGAAAGATCAGTCTTCCGCCCGACGGAGTCGGCGCTCGCAGGGCAAGCGCACCCGCGGCGTGATGGTATTCACGCGCCAGAACTACGTCCTCCTGCTGCTCGGCATTGCCCTCATTGTGGTCGGATACGTGGTCATGCGGATGGAGAACGAGGTGGACGGCTTCCTGTCGCTTTACGTGGCACCGCTCCTGATCCTGGGCGGCTACCTTGAAATCATTTACGCCATTCTGAAGCGCCCGCCGGCACCTGACGCCGCTCCGTCCGCTGTCAATACAGCAGATACGAACGCCTGA
- the lptC gene encoding LPS export ABC transporter periplasmic protein LptC has translation MNPRIHPFHALQVRSRARFLTRLPAGIRPGFRSVVLAVFLVAVVAGCTRHESAVTVDSALAAVGPDQESWAPDMWVSEHGIPRLHMVADHMARYESPDSTWMVLTASPDSVRRVEVTLFNEAGESTAVVQANEVTWYEAEKRFTARGDVQVETTQGRNLWSEHLDWNEATQRVGTPGFATIRTPTQTIRGWGLDADENLEDLHMSRVSGTVIPEEGTP, from the coding sequence ATGAATCCACGAATCCATCCATTTCATGCATTGCAGGTCAGATCGCGGGCTCGCTTTTTGACCCGGTTGCCTGCCGGAATACGGCCCGGATTCAGGTCTGTTGTCCTGGCCGTATTCCTTGTCGCGGTGGTGGCCGGTTGTACCCGCCATGAGTCGGCCGTCACGGTCGATTCCGCGCTCGCTGCAGTGGGCCCGGACCAGGAGTCCTGGGCGCCCGACATGTGGGTGAGTGAGCACGGCATACCCCGATTGCACATGGTGGCCGATCACATGGCCCGTTACGAATCCCCGGACAGCACATGGATGGTCCTGACCGCCTCCCCGGATTCCGTACGCCGGGTCGAAGTCACCTTGTTCAATGAGGCCGGCGAGTCCACGGCCGTGGTACAGGCCAATGAAGTCACCTGGTACGAAGCCGAGAAGCGGTTCACGGCCCGGGGCGATGTACAGGTGGAGACCACGCAAGGTCGGAATCTGTGGAGCGAACACCTGGACTGGAACGAGGCCACCCAGCGGGTCGGCACCCCGGGTTTTGCCACCATCCGGACACCCACGCAGACCATCCGGGGGTGGGGCCTGGATGCGGACGAGAACCTGGAAGATCTGCACATGAGCCGCGTCAGCGGAACGGTCATTCCCGAGGAAGGAACGCCGTGA
- a CDS encoding SpoIIE family protein phosphatase produces the protein MAEHSILVVEDEHTLRRLLEYRLGKQFKVRTASNGEEAMERIAEELPSLVISDIMMPKMDGFALQAAMQERRETSVIPFIFLTAKADEQSRLKGRRTGVDDYITKPFDIDQLLSRVDRLLARTSHFQTQLDAKIGQDFSQKLMPKKLPVVDGWRLDFHNAPKEHGGGDIFDWTEIKPGVYFITVGDVMGKGLQAKFYAFSFLGYIRSTVHALLRTSNSPAEIMTRVNQMLVDDPPMEDTFASLLFIRWEPARNLVTYANGGHCRPVTVSSKGAEIVEYSDMVLGLNPDAEFRDTSLIVSPGSGFLAYTDGLVEQQMASGNQLGEAGLVEAMQKAWGTPEPMKKLVSNVLEDSAAPEYSDDLLIFWLERLAAKDKDKDKDKEREHAAPRWFSPFGENAATDTV, from the coding sequence ATGGCTGAACATTCCATTCTAGTCGTAGAAGACGAGCACACCCTGCGCCGTCTGCTGGAGTACCGCCTCGGGAAACAGTTCAAGGTGCGCACCGCATCCAATGGCGAAGAAGCCATGGAACGCATTGCCGAGGAACTCCCCAGCCTCGTCATCTCGGACATCATGATGCCGAAGATGGATGGCTTCGCCCTGCAGGCTGCCATGCAGGAGCGCCGGGAAACCAGTGTCATCCCGTTCATCTTCCTCACGGCCAAGGCCGATGAGCAGAGCCGCCTGAAAGGCCGCCGGACGGGTGTGGACGACTACATCACGAAACCCTTCGACATCGATCAGTTGCTGTCCCGCGTGGACCGGCTGCTGGCCCGTACGTCGCACTTCCAGACGCAGCTTGACGCGAAGATCGGACAGGACTTCTCGCAGAAGCTCATGCCCAAGAAACTTCCCGTGGTGGATGGCTGGCGCCTGGATTTCCACAACGCCCCGAAAGAACACGGTGGCGGAGATATTTTTGACTGGACGGAGATCAAGCCGGGCGTCTACTTCATTACCGTCGGAGACGTCATGGGCAAGGGCCTCCAGGCCAAGTTCTACGCCTTCAGTTTCTTGGGATACATCCGCAGCACGGTGCATGCCCTGCTCCGGACGTCCAACTCACCGGCCGAGATCATGACGCGGGTGAACCAGATGCTTGTGGACGATCCGCCCATGGAAGACACATTCGCCTCCCTCCTGTTCATCCGCTGGGAGCCGGCCCGGAATCTGGTCACGTATGCCAACGGCGGACACTGCCGCCCCGTGACCGTATCGTCGAAAGGTGCCGAGATCGTCGAGTATTCGGACATGGTGCTTGGACTGAATCCGGACGCGGAATTCCGCGACACATCGCTTATCGTTTCGCCCGGATCCGGCTTCCTGGCCTATACCGATGGCCTCGTCGAACAACAGATGGCCTCCGGCAACCAACTGGGCGAAGCAGGCCTGGTTGAGGCCATGCAGAAGGCCTGGGGCACACCCGAGCCCATGAAAAAGCTGGTGTCCAACGTGCTGGAGGACAGTGCGGCTCCGGAATACAGCGATGACCTGCTCATCTTCTGGCTGGAACGGCTGGCTGCGAAGGACAAGGACAAGGACAAGGACAAGGAACGCGAACACGCTGCTCCCCGGTGGTTTTCTCCCTTCGGAGAAAACGCCGCCACGGACACGGTCTGA
- the mreD gene encoding rod shape-determining protein MreD, translated as MHPPTTETTHPVSTFVRVIVLGLATILVQWFVLGRITLWGAYPDVVLLYVAWVGLRYGRMWGTTSGFLGGFLLDAIYGTWGMHMLLKTLMGFLAGLYPASERESLVILPRQAFLGGLVIAVIHNGLFVIMLALQAGVRNTFLVAGLWLGSALYTAFVGTLATLFGTR; from the coding sequence GTGCATCCACCAACCACCGAAACCACGCATCCTGTGTCCACCTTCGTCCGTGTCATCGTCCTGGGACTGGCCACCATCCTGGTACAGTGGTTCGTATTGGGACGCATCACATTGTGGGGTGCCTACCCGGATGTCGTCCTGTTGTACGTGGCGTGGGTCGGGCTCCGGTACGGGCGGATGTGGGGAACGACCAGTGGATTCCTGGGCGGTTTCCTGCTTGACGCCATCTATGGGACATGGGGCATGCACATGCTGTTGAAGACCCTCATGGGCTTCCTGGCCGGGCTGTATCCCGCCTCCGAGCGGGAGTCGCTGGTCATCCTGCCGCGGCAGGCGTTCCTCGGGGGACTGGTCATCGCGGTCATCCACAATGGACTGTTCGTGATCATGTTGGCCTTGCAGGCGGGCGTCCGGAATACGTTCCTGGTAGCGGGGCTCTGGCTCGGATCGGCCCTTTATACCGCGTTCGTCGGCACGCTCGCGACCCTGTTTGGCACCCGGTGA
- a CDS encoding OstA-like protein has product MRSGQHTIRKTGSGGPSAGLLACMTVFLLAMMAGTAEARQVDTPAEEVDISADSLSFRRIGGLEIVDMIRARLTQGDTSLRSDFATDEGNGFVTFRGNVVITEPGDTVRADHIRYEKATKIGVARGNVRVSDGEVALTAPSGRWYSREKQTHFEEGVRFADSLSVLTAERGVYHTELERADFAGTIRLQREDTDLWADSVRYERTTQESWATGRVAVVTRDSTGAETARVFGDAVYRHETADSTVIEGRVFVGRFDDATTDTLFVTSRRAWLKGDFMAAMDSVVVSAPGRALRGDSLAAGDGWSRIHGDVRTWLQSTQVTADSMAVIEQAHASVDSVFAWGSVFVAREDSATGRINQMKAGRLAAGVASDSLTSLYMTPNAEVLLYLVEEDTGRELAFSASADAVKTGFAGGEPERLVFTGQTAGTEYTRNLFNRLTDLAGYIWIPGDRPDRTLLTARFHALSAERTGY; this is encoded by the coding sequence GTGAGGTCGGGCCAACATACCATCAGGAAGACCGGTTCGGGTGGGCCGTCTGCCGGCCTGTTGGCCTGTATGACGGTATTTCTGTTGGCCATGATGGCCGGGACCGCGGAGGCCCGGCAGGTAGACACCCCGGCCGAAGAGGTGGACATCTCGGCCGACTCGCTGTCGTTCCGCCGGATCGGGGGGTTGGAAATCGTGGACATGATCCGGGCGCGTCTGACCCAGGGCGACACGTCGCTCCGGTCTGATTTTGCCACCGATGAGGGAAACGGATTCGTCACCTTCCGGGGAAACGTGGTCATCACCGAGCCGGGAGACACGGTCCGGGCCGACCATATCCGGTACGAGAAGGCGACCAAGATCGGGGTTGCCCGGGGGAACGTGCGTGTTTCCGACGGTGAGGTCGCTTTGACGGCCCCGTCCGGACGCTGGTATTCGCGGGAAAAGCAGACCCACTTCGAGGAGGGCGTGCGGTTCGCCGACAGCCTCTCGGTCCTCACCGCCGAGCGGGGCGTCTATCACACCGAACTGGAACGGGCGGATTTTGCAGGTACCATCCGCCTGCAGCGGGAGGATACCGATCTCTGGGCCGATTCGGTCCGGTACGAACGGACGACGCAGGAGTCGTGGGCGACGGGACGCGTGGCCGTGGTCACGCGTGACTCCACGGGGGCCGAGACCGCGCGTGTGTTCGGGGATGCCGTCTATCGCCACGAAACGGCCGATTCCACGGTCATTGAGGGCCGCGTGTTCGTGGGGCGGTTCGATGACGCGACTACCGATACATTGTTCGTGACCTCCCGGCGGGCGTGGCTGAAGGGGGACTTCATGGCGGCCATGGACTCGGTTGTGGTCTCGGCGCCGGGGCGGGCGCTCCGCGGCGACTCGCTCGCAGCCGGCGACGGGTGGAGCCGGATCCACGGCGACGTGCGGACCTGGCTGCAGTCCACCCAGGTGACCGCGGACAGCATGGCCGTGATCGAGCAGGCGCACGCATCGGTCGACTCGGTGTTTGCCTGGGGAAGCGTTTTTGTCGCCCGGGAAGACTCGGCGACGGGGCGCATCAATCAAATGAAGGCCGGTCGACTGGCCGCCGGTGTGGCCTCCGATTCGCTCACTTCGCTCTACATGACGCCGAACGCTGAGGTCCTGCTGTACCTCGTGGAGGAGGATACCGGTCGCGAATTGGCGTTCAGTGCGAGCGCCGATGCCGTCAAAACAGGATTTGCCGGCGGGGAGCCGGAGCGGCTGGTGTTCACCGGACAGACGGCCGGGACCGAATACACACGTAACTTGTTCAACCGACTGACGGATCTTGCGGGCTATATTTGGATTCCCGGCGACCGCCCGGACCGGACCCTCCTGACGGCCCGGTTCCATGCCTTGTCGGCCGAGCGAACAGGCTACTGA
- a CDS encoding phenylalanine--tRNA ligase beta subunit-related protein, whose amino-acid sequence MIEIHHRGPESLLLGAVAADGVRATAPHSALEERLETLLQQRRSPLDAADDAFRMRVRDVFRNGRYKPTGRGKPASEYLLRTAEEGTFPRINTLVDICNAVSLAHVVPISILDLDRAAGLTSIADSGAAMPAPLSVMVRLGAPGESYVFNSAGQEIDLEDLIAGCVGDVPVVNAVKDSMATKTTPDTRRVLALLYAPAGPSEASLTNPANPTDIVNPHPERLRLEAACTEFARLLEGTCEGARATWAILAPDGTGRPSPAYLSP is encoded by the coding sequence ATGATCGAGATACACCACAGAGGTCCTGAATCGCTGCTTTTGGGGGCCGTCGCTGCGGACGGAGTCCGCGCGACGGCCCCGCATTCCGCCCTGGAGGAACGCTTGGAGACCCTGCTCCAACAGCGGCGCTCCCCGCTCGACGCGGCGGACGATGCGTTCCGCATGCGCGTCCGGGATGTATTCCGGAACGGGCGCTACAAGCCCACCGGCCGCGGGAAGCCGGCGAGCGAGTACCTGCTCCGGACCGCTGAGGAGGGCACGTTTCCCCGGATCAATACGCTTGTGGACATCTGCAACGCGGTCAGCCTGGCCCACGTCGTGCCCATTTCCATCCTGGACCTGGACCGGGCGGCGGGCTTGACTTCAATTGCGGATTCCGGTGCAGCCATGCCCGCTCCCTTGTCTGTGATGGTCCGTCTGGGCGCGCCCGGGGAGTCGTATGTGTTCAACAGCGCCGGACAGGAAATCGACCTGGAAGACCTGATTGCAGGCTGCGTGGGTGACGTGCCGGTGGTGAATGCCGTGAAGGACAGCATGGCCACCAAGACCACCCCGGATACCCGACGGGTATTGGCACTCCTGTACGCGCCGGCTGGCCCAAGCGAAGCATCCCTCACCAACCCCGCCAACCCCACCGATATCGTCAATCCCCACCCGGAACGCCTCCGCCTGGAGGCCGCCTGCACCGAATTCGCGCGGTTGCTCGAAGGCACCTGTGAGGGCGCCCGGGCGACGTGGGCGATTCTGGCACCGGACGGGACCGGGCGCCCCTCACCCGCGTATCTGTCGCCATGA